From the Mycobacterium botniense genome, one window contains:
- a CDS encoding PHP domain-containing protein: MDPVTALRQIAYYKDRARDDPRRAMAYRRAADVLAALDDAERERHGRANSWQSLPGVGPKTAQVIAQAWAGREPDLLVQLRSAATDLGGGEIRAALRGDLHLHSNWSDGSAPIEEMIATAQTLGHEYCALTDHSPRLTIANGLSPERLRRQLEVIAGLREQFAPMRLLTGIEVDILDDGSLDQEPELLARLDIVVASVHSTLAMDSVAMTRRMLRAVANEHVDVLGHCTGRLVAGNRGIRAESSFDAEAVFTACREHGTAVEVNSRPERRDPPMRLLNLARDLGCLFSIDSDAHAPGQLDFLGYGAQRALDAKVPVDRIVNTWPVEQLLTWAGSQD, encoded by the coding sequence ATGGATCCGGTGACCGCGCTCCGGCAGATCGCCTACTACAAAGATCGGGCCCGCGATGATCCGCGGCGGGCGATGGCCTACCGGCGGGCAGCCGATGTCCTGGCGGCCCTGGACGACGCCGAACGCGAACGTCACGGCCGAGCCAACAGCTGGCAGAGCTTGCCGGGCGTCGGACCGAAGACGGCCCAGGTGATCGCCCAGGCGTGGGCGGGTCGTGAACCTGATCTTCTGGTGCAATTACGCTCTGCCGCAACAGACTTGGGTGGCGGCGAGATCCGGGCAGCGCTGCGTGGTGATTTGCATCTGCATTCAAACTGGTCGGATGGTTCCGCGCCGATCGAGGAGATGATAGCCACTGCGCAGACGTTGGGGCATGAGTACTGCGCGTTAACCGATCACTCACCGCGGCTGACGATCGCCAACGGCTTGTCCCCGGAACGGCTGCGCCGACAGCTAGAGGTGATCGCGGGGTTACGGGAGCAGTTCGCCCCGATGCGCCTCCTGACTGGCATCGAGGTCGACATTCTCGACGACGGCAGCCTAGATCAGGAGCCCGAGCTGCTGGCCCGCCTCGACATTGTGGTGGCCAGTGTGCATTCGACGTTGGCGATGGACTCAGTAGCGATGACCCGCCGGATGCTGCGGGCCGTGGCGAACGAGCACGTCGATGTACTCGGCCATTGCACCGGTCGGCTAGTTGCGGGTAACCGCGGAATCCGGGCCGAGTCCAGCTTCGACGCCGAGGCGGTGTTCACCGCCTGCCGCGAGCACGGGACCGCGGTGGAGGTCAACTCTCGCCCGGAACGGCGTGACCCGCCGATGCGTTTGCTGAATCTGGCGCGTGATCTCGGCTGCCTGTTCAGTATCGACAGCGATGCGCATGCGCCCGGCCAACTCGACTTCCTCGGCTACGGCGCACAGCGTGCCCTGGACGCCAAAGTACCCGTTGACCGGATCGTCAACACCTGGCCGGTCGAGCAATTGCTCACCTGGGCAGGCTCGCAGGATTGA
- a CDS encoding flavin-containing monooxygenase — MTEHLDVLIVGAGISGVSAAWHLQERCATKNYAIVEKRQSMGGTWDLFRYPGIRSDSDMYTLGFRFRPWTGHQSIAEGQPILEYLKSTAVMYGIDKRIRLNHKVIGADWSSAENHWTVRVENDGAEQSITCSFLFLCSGYYNYEQGYSPTFAGAEDFTGPIIHPQHWPEDLDYTGKNIVVIGSGATAVTLVPALVNSGAGHVTMLQRSPTYIVSQPDREPWADKLKWLSDEKAYTVIRWKNVLRQSLVYQACRTLPTRMRKILMDLVKRQLPEGYDVETHFGPRYNPWDQRLCLVPNGDLFRTIRHGKTEVVTDTIERFTATGVALRSGRELPADIIVTATGLNLQLFGGATVSVDGQPVDLTRTMAYKGMMLSGLPNLAYTVGYTNASWTLKADLVSEFVCRLLNYMDANGFDTVVPEHPGPHVDERPFMEFTPGYVLRSLDELPKQGSRTPWRLNQNYLLDLRLIRYGKIADEGLRFSKHTAAVTV, encoded by the coding sequence ATGACTGAGCACCTTGATGTCCTCATCGTCGGGGCTGGCATTTCAGGCGTGAGCGCGGCCTGGCACCTCCAAGAACGCTGCGCAACGAAGAATTACGCGATTGTGGAGAAGCGCCAGAGCATGGGCGGCACGTGGGATCTGTTTCGTTATCCAGGCATTCGCTCAGACTCGGATATGTACACCTTAGGCTTCCGGTTTCGGCCCTGGACCGGGCACCAGTCCATCGCGGAGGGGCAGCCGATTCTCGAATACCTGAAAAGCACTGCCGTGATGTACGGCATCGACAAGCGCATCCGGCTGAACCACAAAGTGATTGGTGCCGACTGGTCCAGCGCAGAGAATCACTGGACCGTCCGCGTCGAAAACGACGGTGCGGAACAGTCGATAACGTGTTCGTTCCTGTTTTTATGCAGCGGGTACTACAACTACGAGCAGGGCTACTCGCCCACGTTCGCCGGTGCGGAGGATTTCACCGGGCCGATTATTCATCCGCAGCACTGGCCCGAGGACCTCGATTACACGGGCAAGAACATCGTCGTCATCGGCAGCGGCGCTACCGCAGTCACTTTGGTTCCGGCACTGGTGAATTCCGGAGCCGGCCATGTCACGATGTTGCAGCGTTCGCCGACATATATCGTCTCCCAGCCTGACCGGGAGCCGTGGGCGGACAAGCTCAAATGGTTGTCTGATGAGAAGGCCTACACCGTGATCCGGTGGAAAAACGTGCTCCGCCAGTCGCTCGTCTACCAGGCCTGCCGGACGCTGCCGACGCGAATGCGCAAAATTTTGATGGACCTGGTCAAACGCCAGCTGCCCGAAGGCTATGACGTCGAAACACACTTCGGTCCCCGCTACAACCCGTGGGACCAACGGCTGTGCCTAGTGCCCAACGGGGATTTGTTTCGCACCATCCGCCACGGCAAGACCGAGGTGGTGACTGACACGATTGAGCGGTTCACCGCGACCGGTGTCGCGCTACGCTCCGGGCGTGAGCTGCCGGCTGACATTATCGTCACCGCCACGGGATTGAACCTACAGCTATTCGGTGGTGCGACCGTGAGTGTCGACGGACAGCCCGTGGACCTGACCCGGACGATGGCCTACAAGGGCATGATGCTCTCCGGCCTCCCCAATCTGGCCTACACCGTCGGCTACACCAACGCCTCGTGGACCTTGAAGGCCGACCTGGTGTCAGAGTTTGTCTGCCGTCTGTTGAACTACATGGACGCCAACGGATTTGACACGGTTGTGCCGGAACATCCGGGGCCGCACGTCGATGAGCGGCCTTTTATGGAGTTCACCCCCGGCTATGTGCTGCGGTCGCTTGATGAACTGCCCAAACAGGGTTCACGCACACCGTGGCGGTTGAATCAGAACTACCTGCTGGACCTACGGCTGATCCGGTACGGCAAGATTGCCGACGAAGGTTTGCGGTTCAGCAAACACACTGCCGCGGTCACCGTTTAG
- a CDS encoding Rv3852 family protein, producing MADPQDPPRQRDTEPAPPDRVPDIASTPDSSQPPATPPEPTVEPPAEKAVKKAPAKKPAAKAAKKAQKAPVKKAPAKKTATKKATAKKAAAKATEAAQPKPADQRRIETNGQLATAAKEAAAHAKSAVAAARNPMTDDTSAPAPTRFFVPMTVAIAASLLALLLLRQLRRRFA from the coding sequence ATGGCAGACCCGCAGGATCCACCCCGCCAGCGCGACACGGAACCGGCGCCACCTGACAGGGTGCCTGATATCGCCTCCACACCGGATTCATCACAGCCGCCCGCAACGCCCCCTGAGCCAACGGTAGAGCCGCCCGCGGAAAAAGCAGTTAAGAAAGCGCCGGCCAAGAAGCCAGCCGCTAAGGCCGCAAAGAAAGCACAGAAGGCGCCGGTTAAAAAAGCCCCGGCAAAAAAGACGGCCACCAAGAAGGCAACGGCTAAGAAGGCTGCCGCTAAAGCCACTGAAGCTGCCCAGCCGAAACCAGCCGACCAGCGCCGGATCGAAACCAACGGTCAGCTAGCCACCGCAGCCAAAGAGGCAGCTGCACACGCGAAGTCGGCGGTCGCCGCCGCCCGCAATCCGATGACGGACGACACCTCCGCTCCCGCCCCCACCCGGTTCTTCGTCCCGATGACGGTAGCTATTGCCGCCAGTTTGTTAGCGTTACTGCTGCTGCGCCAACTCCGCCGTCGTTTCGCCTAA
- a CDS encoding helix-turn-helix domain-containing protein has translation MSTTFAARLNRLFDTVYPPGRGPHTSAEVIAALKAEGITMSAPYLSQLRSGNRTNPSAATMAALANFFRIKPAYFTDDEYYEKLDKELSWLATMRDENIRRIVGRLVDLSPEAQQDIEDRVNELRRKEHLDT, from the coding sequence ATGAGCACGACGTTCGCTGCCCGCCTGAACCGACTGTTCGACACCGTATATCCGCCTGGACGGGGACCGCATACCTCCGCTGAGGTCATCGCAGCGCTGAAGGCCGAGGGCATCACGATGTCGGCTCCTTACCTCTCGCAACTGCGCTCCGGCAACCGCACGAACCCCTCGGCAGCGACAATGGCGGCGCTTGCGAACTTTTTCCGGATCAAACCGGCCTACTTCACCGACGACGAGTACTACGAAAAACTCGACAAGGAGTTGTCGTGGCTGGCCACCATGCGGGACGAAAATATTCGCCGCATCGTGGGGCGGCTGGTTGACTTATCGCCTGAGGCCCAGCAAGACATCGAAGATCGTGTCAACGAGCTACGCCGTAAAGAGCATCTGGACACATGA
- a CDS encoding peptidase has translation MGTGSGRAVEVTPFHSHGTLKGFVISGRWPDSTKEWAQLLRVAVWVASLPGLLSTTTVFGAREELPDEPEPGTVGLVLAEGTVVGDSAIPPGYFSDQQPPALMMLHPPSETTPSLPECAGAASGCVLLPGLPHLGLEHRAAWVEAEADGTVTSMVSRVGVDPISHPDTAILAMLLAA, from the coding sequence ATGGGAACAGGGTCAGGCCGGGCGGTTGAAGTCACCCCGTTCCATTCCCACGGCACGTTGAAGGGGTTCGTGATTTCTGGACGGTGGCCCGATTCGACGAAGGAGTGGGCCCAACTTCTACGGGTCGCGGTGTGGGTGGCATCACTCCCCGGATTGCTCTCCACCACAACGGTGTTCGGCGCTCGCGAAGAACTGCCGGACGAACCGGAACCCGGCACTGTGGGTTTGGTGCTTGCTGAAGGGACAGTCGTCGGTGACTCGGCTATTCCACCCGGCTATTTCTCCGATCAGCAGCCGCCCGCATTAATGATGCTGCACCCCCCGTCGGAAACCACACCGTCACTGCCGGAATGTGCTGGGGCGGCATCGGGCTGCGTACTGCTGCCCGGGCTGCCGCATCTGGGCCTGGAACACCGCGCGGCCTGGGTCGAAGCCGAGGCCGACGGTACCGTCACCTCGATGGTGAGTCGGGTCGGCGTCGACCCTATTAGCCATCCCGACACTGCGATCCTGGCCATGCTGCTTGCTGCATAA
- a CDS encoding superoxide dismutase, which translates to MAVYTLPDLDWDYGALEPHISGQINELHHSKHHATYVKGANDALEKLEEARAKDDHSATALWEKSLAFNLGGHINHTLWWKNLSPNGGDKPTGELAAAIDDAFGSFDKFRAQFTAAATTVMGSGWAALGYDSLANKLLVFQVYDHQSNFPLGIVPLLMLDMWEHAFYLQYKNVKADFAKAFWNVVNWADVQERYAAATSKTRG; encoded by the coding sequence GTGGCTGTATACACCTTGCCCGACCTGGACTGGGACTACGGAGCGCTGGAGCCGCACATCTCGGGGCAGATCAACGAGCTTCACCACAGCAAACACCACGCGACATACGTCAAAGGCGCAAACGACGCCCTCGAAAAACTCGAAGAGGCTCGCGCCAAAGATGACCACTCCGCGACCGCCCTGTGGGAGAAGAGCCTGGCGTTCAATCTGGGCGGCCACATCAACCACACCCTGTGGTGGAAGAACCTGTCACCCAACGGTGGTGACAAGCCGACCGGGGAACTTGCGGCAGCTATCGACGACGCGTTCGGCTCGTTCGACAAATTCCGCGCCCAATTCACCGCAGCTGCCACCACCGTGATGGGTTCAGGGTGGGCGGCCCTCGGCTACGATAGCCTTGCCAACAAGTTGTTGGTATTCCAGGTCTACGACCACCAATCCAACTTTCCGCTGGGCATCGTGCCGCTGCTGATGCTCGACATGTGGGAGCACGCCTTCTACTTGCAGTACAAGAACGTCAAGGCGGACTTCGCCAAGGCGTTTTGGAACGTTGTCAACTGGGCGGATGTGCAGGAACGCTACGCAGCGGCCACCTCGAAGACCAGGGGCTGA